A section of the Larus michahellis chromosome 1, bLarMic1.1, whole genome shotgun sequence genome encodes:
- the ASCL1 gene encoding achaete-scute homolog 1 has translation MASGSPARMASGAGQPPFLQPACFFAAAVAAAAAAAPPGPPAGAPPPQLSPAGGQPSPGGKPSGPRAAKRQRSASPELMRCKRRLNFSGFGYSLPQQQPAAVARRNERERNRVKLVNLGFATLREHVPNGAANKKMSKVETLRSAVEYIRALQQLLDEHDAVSAAFQAGVLSPTISPSYSHDMNSMAGSPVSSYSSDEGSYDPLSPEEQELLDFTSWF, from the coding sequence ATGGCCAGCGGTAGCCCCGCCAGGATGGCCAGCGGCGCCGGGCAGCCGCCCTTTCTGCAGCCGGCCTGCTTCTTCGCCGCGGccgtggccgccgccgccgccgccgccccgccggggccgccggcgggggcTCCGCCGCCTCAGTTGAGCCCGGCGGGCGGGCAGCCCTCGCCGGGCGGCAAGCCCTCGGGGCCGCGGGCCGCCAAGCGGCAGCGCTCGGCCTCGCCGGAGCTGATGCGCTGCAAGCGGCGGCTGAACTTCAGCGGCTTCGGGTACAGCCTGCCGCAGCAGCAGCCGGCGGCCGTGGCGCGGCGCAACGAGCGGGAGCGCAACCGGGTGAAGCTGGTGAACCTGGGCTTTGCCACCCTGCGGGAGCACGTCCCCAACGGCGCGGCCAACAAGAAGATGAGCAAAGTGGAGACCCTCCGCTCGGCCGTCGAGTACATCCgcgccctgcagcagctgctcgaCGAGCACGACGCCGTCAGCGCCGCCTTCCAGGCCGGCGTCCTCTCCCCCACCATCTCGCCCAGCTACTCCCACGACATGAACTCCATGGCGGGCTCCCCCGTCTCCTCCTACTCCTCCGACGAGGGTTCCTACGACCCGCTCAGCcccgaggagcaggagctgctcgaCTTCACCAGCTGGTTCTGa